Below is a window of Humulus lupulus chromosome 2, drHumLupu1.1, whole genome shotgun sequence DNA.
aaatattttgtgtcgtttatcttttcgtcttgatttcatctcattgtctatcattttacttgactctgtgtcgttgaccaattcgagggtcaacacccATGAAACTCGAGATAGAGTCTATGTACTCTAACTCTGTCTGGAATTTTGTAGATCCACCTCAAGACGTAAGACCAATTGAGTGCAAATGgatataaaagaaaaagaaaggagtggATGGAAAAGTAGAGagtttcaaagcaaggcttgtagccaaaggtgttggtattaatttgaataaaatcaaGGACGCAGCGAAAGGGGTGgtggtttttaaaaaaaacattaatacTGAGCCATgatcaatacatatatctatacattaaatCTACACACAAAAGGGAAGAAGAATATCTCTTGTAGTCTATCAAcagtccttgagtctttttgtataatcaaacaatcttcctatccagcgAAGACTCACACCCAATCTCCAAAGTcgttcctcaaacacacaagaacatgtgtgggcacgtaagatTTACTTGTTTTAtattttaggctctctagatgttaTCAACATATGAGAActagagagtttggagaagagaaGGCTTTAGAGAGTTCTAGAAAATTTTCAGGCTTAGAAAATTTCTATCGATAGTTTTCTGACTAGTACATCTTATTCAATTGATTAAAAAGATCATATCTTTTAAAacttataaagataataaaaaaaattattttcttttaatttaattaattcctAGCtgatctattatatttttatttaattatttattttaatcaaataaaaaaataatatttgaaattcaaaatacaAATCTCAGGGACACATGACACATGTGTGTGGCGCCACTTACTATGCACAGTGAGTGATGTGTTATTTTAGAACCTGTGGTTGTTTAGCTTATGTTCGTATTCCTAACTTGTCTTATTTTAGAACCTGGGGTTGTTTAGCTTGTGTCCGTATTCCTAATCCTAAAAGAATTAAGCTAGCAAGTAAGGCCTATGAATGTGTATTAATTGGTTATGCAGTTCATAGTAAAGCATATAGGTTCTATGATCTAAATGCGCATGTTATTGTGGAATCAAACgatgctgatttttatgaacataaattccttttaaattgagaaatagtgggggcGCATTATACTAGCAACATTCCTATGATTAGGAGTAATAAGCACATTGATGTAGAGAATCAGAACCCAGGAGAAGTAAGAGACCTAGAGTTGCTAAAGATTATGGTTCTGATTTCTATGCCTATAATTTAGAGAAGGATCTTGCTAACTCCCAAGAAGCTTTGTCTTCATTAGATGCCGACATTTGGCAAGAAGCCATAAATGATGAAATTGACTCTCTTGAGTCTAAAAAAATCTAACACTTAATTAATTTACCTCCTGGTTGCAAGCCTATACGTTTTAAGTggattttaaaaaagaaattgaaacccgATAGTACTGTTGATAAGTACAAGGCTCGCCTTGTAGCCAAAGGTTTTAGGCAAAGAGAGAATGTAGATTTCTTTGACACTTATTCACCTGTTACTAGAATAACATCCATTAGAGTCTTGATTTCTTTAGCTTCGGTTCATAATTTAGTTGTGCActaaatggatgttaagactacATATTTGAATGGTGAATTAGAAGAGGAGATTTACATGGACTAACCTGAAGGGTTTGTGATCCCTGGTTAGGAACATAAGATTTGCAAACTGGATAAGTCTCTATATGGTCTTAAGCAGGCACCTAAGCACTgacatgagaaatttgacaattTCGTTATCTCCCATGGttttaaagtgaatgaaagtgacaaataCATTTATTATAAATCTAATAATGACATTTGCACTATTATATGTCTATATGTGGATGCCTTTCTTATATTTGGTTCAAATATTCATGTTGCGAATGCTGTGAAATCATTGTTTTGTTTAACCTTTGATATGAAAGACCTCGAAGAAGCGAATGTAATCCTTGGTATAAAGATTACTAGGTTTGAAAAGGGAATTTCTCTATATCAATCTCATTACATTGAGAAGATCTTGAAGAAACACAATTACTTTGACTGTAAATATGCTTGCACATGATACAAGTGTAAAATTATTTAAGAACATTAGTGACAGTGTAAGACAATCTGAGTAGGCAAGCATCATTGGCAGCTTTCGGTATGCCACAAATTGTAATAGAATCGACATTGCCTATGTCGTGGGATTACTGTGCAGGTTTACTAGTAGACCTAATATAGAAGCACTGCCATACTATTGCAAAAATTCAGAACCGTTATTACAACAGTAAGAGACGACAGATACATCGTAATCATAGTACTGTTAGAGAGTTTCTCTCAACAAGAGCTATTAGAGTGGATCATGTATGCATTGATGATAATTTAGCAGATCCTTTGACAAAAGGATTAGCTTGAGAGAAAGTCCATAAAACATTGAAAGGAATGAgactattgcccttagaatgttGAATCACTCATGATGGCAACCCAACCTAAAGACTAGAGATCCCAAGTACTAGGTTCAATGTCTAATAACAAATTGCGAAGTGATATGAGTTGGATCATGTTATTTCCGTTAAAGTATATAAaagcatgaattcctgaagcgatgagaggatgagttaataaaaactcttaatgagatctatactccATGTGGAGTGGAGTAACTAGCTACAagagtactcttgatagactcgcctatgtgaatgtggaagtggggACGTTTTCTAAGGAATTTTGGGCAAACTTTCTAGAGCATTTACTATACTGGGATAGACGTGGATGACCATTAACGCGCGAGCTTTTGACTACACCCTGGAAAGGTTGTGTGTAGTTTGATGTCAGAGATAGAGTTCAAGACTTAGTATCACTCCAGTGTAATTTGAATCGTTCTCACTACGCAAAGGTTCAAGTGGAAGGATACCTTTGTTTATGCACAATCTTATACATTATGTTATTGCTCGAGAAAAAGTTTTCTTGAAATTCAAGTGAGGGATTATTGGTACCTTTTGTACtatatgaattatttaaaaatgattttaaaaaatagaaaagtACTTTTTGTGTGTTAAAAGAGAAAGATTCCAacatggatttggaacactctcTTAAGGGTGTATATTTAGTGGGAGCTCAATCCTTGGGGATGTGCCTCAAGGGGTACCCTGTTTTGTGCGTATGAGTTAGGAGACACACACTTGACCATCACACGTGCGCGTGCGCCGCTGCTGTCGTCCGACCGAGCTGAGCTGGTTGGTGTGGTGTgacaattattatttttgttgaaaaatgttttaataaatattttttatttattaattaacttATTATAAAACGTGTTTTAAGAGCAGTCAATTGAGAGATGAGTCTTCCTACTCTTTCTCACATTACGATTTGTACGTTACCATTTTTCCCATGACCAATATTTCTTTTCAGTTGcatttttttttggctatttaATTAAGAAATATACAGAGCAACAAGAAAAACAACATTCTAACTTTTCCATTAAAAAAAGAACCAGTTTCCTCTCTGAGTTTTATCGAGTAGTTTCGGGGTGTATGTGAACGACTCCCTTCGATGCAGTGGGATATCGCATAGTGACGAATTGGGTTATTTTATCCTAAAAACGGTGCGGTTGATAGACTGTTGCGCACACTTAAGGCAAAGCCGCAAAATGTCTTAAAGAGAACAACTTGACTTGCGACTCAACCGGAAAGCAATCTGTAGCAAGAGAATGCATTATGCTAACCTTTGGAAATAACTAGCAATATATTAATCTTCCTATTTCAAAGAATAAAAAATATCTAGTGTTGTAAAATTTTCGGAGAAATAAGCATCTAGTACTAAAAAGCTACTTGGGGTTGCTCGAGTGATTCGGTGGGTGTGTTTGATTGTGGGAGGAGAGAGGATTGAAATCTCCCTTGTATAAACAAAATCAGCCAAAAAAAAATAGCACTCAAATCAAATGAACTCATCCATGTCGACAGGGGTTGTTGAGCTTCAAAGGAACTCTTCCAACTGGTCTACTATAGTAGAAAGCATTAAAAAACTTGAGAGAAAGATCTTCCCCGAACATGAATCGCTTGCCAAATCCTTTGAAGATGAACTAAGAAAAAAGAACTGTGAATTGCTTTACGTGGATGTGGATGGAGATATTGCTGGCTATGTCATGTACTCGTGGCCTTCTTCTCTTTCCGCTTCTATCACAGAGCTCGCAGGTTCTAAAACCCATCTTCTTTCTCTAATGCTCCTTCCCTTTCGAATATTTTCTCCATACCATATGATCTTTGTTCATTGCCTTCAAATTCCTACTAGTTCTCCAAAAAAATTGACATGTTTAATTTCATGTTTACGGGAAACTGATCAATTAAACTATTAGAATGGAACTCTACTCATGCTCACAACCTGTTCGACGAAAGTTCTGAATAGATTTTCAGGACTTATCTTGTACTTTTTATGAATGTGAGGCAGTATATGAAAGCTTATTCTTTAATTCTCTAATTTCAAATTTTTGTTTGGATTGGTTTATTTGTTAGTTAAGGAGAATTTTCGAAGGCGAGGATATGGAGAGGCACTGCTAAAAGCAGCGATTGAGAAAAGCAGAGCTAGACATGTACAACGAATATCTCTTCATGTTGACCCCTTGAGAAATCCTGCCATGAATCTCTacaagaaattgggttttaaagTTGATAATCTCATTGAAGGTTACTATTCGTCTGATCGAAATGCCTATAGAATGTACTACTTGGATTTCGATCCCGAATAGTGTGTTAGTACAGCAAGAGATCAAGCGTTGCTCCAAAAACATATATTTTCTCAGTTGGGTTATATGTCAAAGACCACAAAACCATGATGAGATTACGCTATGTGTCCTTGCATTGTCAAAAAAGTGTTAACAGAACATTTGAATTTGGTCCTGTAATAACAGACTAATTATGTTCCATGGAAACATTAAATGCCAATCACTATGAATATACTTAAAAATTATGATCATGTAAAATAAAAATTAGTCATATCATATAAAGCAAGGAGATGATGCTGCTGAGGATCGAACTGAGACCTTCAGTGTGCAAGAGTTACGTGATAACCGCTACACCACAGCATTTTATGCAAAATTTTACAAGAGATTTATTAAGATTTCAAAGAGATTTCTTAATTTGTAAAAccttttttcatttatttattgcTTTTAAGATAAGgacaaaaaattaatttgattGAGGCCACCTGGATTTTTGTTTCTTAGTATGgaaaaaacattaaaataatagaaaaccATTTCGGTCGATTGTAGTATCGAAGGGCCCTCTTTCCTTCTCAGTTCCATATTTCGAAATTCAAACTTAGTATTTTGTAGTTGGGTTTTTTTTGGTGGTAAAAAATGGGGAGAATGGTGAGGAGTTGCTTCCAATCGATTCTTAAATTGGTGAACTCTGTCATTGGGATGCTTGGTATAGCCATGATTTTGTACTCCTTATGGCTTATTAGGGTTTGGCAGAGGCAAATGGATGAGTTTCCCTTTGTAGATTTTGATAATCCTGTTCCATGGTatcacctttttcttttctttgttttcttaattattaataattttatttatatgcTTTCTATTAGAGGTTTTTATATATGcatatgtagtttttattttggAGTCTGGTTGGCTGGAATTTGAAAAGAAATTACAGCTAAGAATCATATGATTAATCATGCCAGAGTCTGCACGCTTTGGATTTGCAAAAATAAGTTTGATCAATGTATTTTTTAGCGGCTTTGTACGTAAGGAAATTTTAATGATGGAATTAGATAGTTCAAATTAAATAGAGTTCTAAACTCTATATAATGTGAACTTAGAACATTATGTAGTGTTAGGAGCTTTCTTCCATGTCCCACTgccaattttcttcttttttgcaaGTATGTTGAACAATGTGTGATTTAATGGAGGAATTAATAGGAAAATTAAATTGGGATTGACATTTTTGTTTAGTTAATtcatgttttatttgattgtttattactTCATACTGATTGTAGTCTGTCAACAAGTTGCTCTGTCAAAATTGTAGTTCTTTTTATAGCAGCTGGTTTTGTTATATACATTTCAGGTTCATTTACACTTCCCTTGGCCTTGGGATTGCGCTGTGTGTGATAACATGCTCTGGTCATGTTGCTGCAGAAACTACAAATGGTTGTTGCCTTTATTTGGTATCCTTTTACTATATAAGATTTTCTCTTTGTGGAAAAGAATTAGGTTCAAAACCTTAGCTTCATTGCTATTCCTCATTGAACAATTTGCTTTGGTTGCTCGTATTACCATGTGATATGccatatagttatgatttaatTCAGCCAAGTCTGCTCTGGAATTGGTCATACTTCAACATAGGGAATGTAGGTTTCATCATCCTTGCATCTATTACTATTTCAGAAGTTGAAGTGTATGGTATTTTTGCTATCACTTGCAAAGTACTACGCTTCCAGAAGTGTTCCAGAATCATGGCAATGAGATAAATATACTATTAATGTCCTTGATACATCACCAACTAGCAttgttaaagattgaattttatTCTTTTGGCAATCGAAACTTTTGATAATAGAAGTTCTTAAAAGTTGCAGTGTTATTGTTTGATTTCATAGTGTTACCCTGATAATAATTTGCTTACTCTTGTGAGTTTATTGTTGTCCTTAAATTTGTACAGTATATGTTGTTTGTGTTCTTGCTCATCATGGTGGAGGCTGCAGTCACTGTTGATGTGTTTATCAATCGTGACTGGGAGGGGGTACGTTTTACATTTAAACTAATAAATTTTGTGATTAGTTAATGGTTTAGTGTAAATGGTGCTTTGCCAATTTATTATGAACTAGGACTTTCCAGAAGATCCAAGCGGGAGTTTTGATCAGTTCAAAGCTTTTGTGAGATTAAACTTCAACATCTGTAAATGGATAGGGCTGTCAATTGTGACTGTACAGGTTTCTCTCTCACAACTTTCTGAATGTTATTTCACATATAAGGGAATGAGAAGGTTTGCTATCTACCTGAGTCTTAGTAATTTGTCTCTGCCAAAACTAGCAGAACCAACAGGATCTGCACATTGTTATCCAACATTGGAACTTTTAGCTTAGCATTTTGTTATAATACTGCAGGGGTTTAATAAATGAAGCTCATTTTCAAATATCTTTGATTTGGATTATTTTGACCAATCCGAGTGGCTAACTTGCAGGGACTGTGTTTGTTGCTGGCAATGATACTGAAAGCTCTAGGGCCAGATCAGTACTATGACAGTGATGATGAATATACTACGGACAGGGTTCCACTTCTGCCAAATTCTGCTCATCCACCTACATACGTTGTCGGTGATCCTGTCTATGGATCCAACTCTGCTTCCTGGGGTATCAGGATTAATGACAAGGTATAAATCTTTAATCCTTCAATTAGATCTCAAGGCCGGTACTGTACCATTCGGTCACATAAATATCATCTTCCCTCCCTCTGTTTGGTAGAGTGGAAAACTGGAGGGAAAGATTAGGTTGAGGAAGATGAGATCTTATCATTTTGTGTTGCGTGGGGAGATAAAGAATGGAAGATTATTAGGAACAAATCCTAGTGGTTAATAGTCTTTTTTTCTCTAATTTGTTGAACTCTATACTTACGTGTAAATAAGAATTTTGTGTCTTACACTATCTTCTTTTCTAGTTCTTGCACCAAATAATTACCTCTGCTGGCTTGGCTTCCTATGTTCTACCCCTCATCGTTCTCACTTAGTCTTCTTCTGAACCTTCCTAACcgttttttttttgcttttttggTTACACAGTTCAATCCTACCAAACAGTCATTTTTTTCTTGGTTAATCAGTTCAATCCTACCAAATATAACTTATTATAATCTTCCCCTGTCCAAGTACAATCATAAGCgtgtattttattttgttttttactgACTTTTGATTCTCATCTTATTTGATACCAGACAAACAGGTAATCCATATGCATCACTTGGGAGAAACAAAGTTTCAGACTATGTCTAGTAATCATATAAACCTTTGGTTGTCAGAAGTTGATGAGTCTTGAAAATTGAAATGGCATCAAAGATGGTTGAAATGAGTGATTGAAACACGTACATATTGTCATAGCATTAGTCACTTAATGCTCAAACCCAAAACCAAAATTTGAATACCACTTGATATCATGTAATTGTTTCTGTTACTTCTATATTCATTTAGCTTTATACTTACTCAACTAATCCATGTTTCCAAAGTATAGTGACAATTATCAAATTATTAGACTTGTACACGTTTTCTTTTTCACTTCACCTCCtactgaaatatatatatatatatacgtaatTAATATGACTAATGTGTAAAGTAATATTTTCACTCTTTCTGCATCTTATTTTGAACAAATATTTTCATCAAATTTAAACATTTACCTTTCACTTGTAGAACATCAAATCTAAATATTTTCATCATATCATTTTGTAGAACACCCTTAATTTGTCCTAATTTaacactaaatatatttatttattttactttttacacTCATATTTGGAAATTCCATCCTACAAGTCTCTTTAATTGCGAAAGCTTAATTCCACAAACCAAGATTAAAAACGAGAAGCaaggaaagaaaataaatataaaatgataGAAGAGAAGAGATGTTAAAGCTGAATAGAAAGTAGTAAAAGAGAGGTGAGATTTGGGGATGGAGATTGGAATGGAAAGAAAAATTGTATCTCATTGTTTGCTTTGTATTTTAAACCTATGTAATGCCTTTAGTGGAATAGCTATTCCACTCCACTTATGGAAAGAGATTTCCATTACTAAATAAggtttaaaaagaaataaaaataactattttaCCCTTTCTCATTCATCTTTCCCAAATTAAGGTAGgaatatttttgtaaatacaaTATTCATTCCATTCTATTACCCCATCATTTCATAAataaaccaaacaaaataatattactatttttaTTCCATTATATTACTACATTCTCATTACCATTTCAATTCTATTCCACTAAATTAAACACCTTCTaaggaaaaaatatattaatataggTGTTACTCCTATTCCAATTCCAATGTTtctcaattataaaataaaatcataattcCAATGGAATAACAATCCCATTATGTTATCTAAGCTGAAAAATGAATTGTATTCTCATAATTTTCATTGAAAagtaacacacatatatatacacaactAAGAATCTATCTTAGAAACTATATAATTAGGAACCTAGAATTAAGCTAATTAGATAACTAATATACAACTCTAACTAGAAAACTAATATACGGCTAACACCCTCTCAAGTTGGAGCATAGATATTAATCATGCCCAACTTGTTACATAGATAATCAATTCGAACCCCATTTAAAACTTTCGTGAAGATGTCTTATTATTGTTCTCTAGTCTTCACACATCATGTATAAATCAGACCTTGTTGAATTTTCTCACGAATAGAATGACAATCAATTTCAATATGTTTAGTCTGTTCATGAAACACAGGATTAGATGCAATATGGAGAGCAACTTGGTTATCACACCACAATTTTGCTGGTACTGAAGTTTTAAGTCCTACTTCAGTCAAGAGCTGATATATCCACATTATCTCACACACAGACTGTGCCATAGCCCTATATTCTAACTCTGCACTGGATCGTGATACATCGTTTTGCTTCTTACTCTTCCATGAGACCAAATTCCCTCCAACAAGACACAATAACCCGATGTGGATCTTCTATCCATTTCGGAATCTACCCAATCTGCATCTGAAAAACATTCAATATGAGTGTGCCCATGATTTTATACATGATACCAATGATGAATTGTTGGAGATGACATAAATTGACTCACAACGCTAACCGAATATGCAATATTTGGACGAGTCACGGTGAGGTAATTCAACTTCCCAACCAATCATCGATATCTCTCAGGATCTTCAAATAGTTCCCAATCTCCTGTAAGGTGCATGTTCGGAGTCATTGGAGTACTACAAGACTTTGCTCCCAATTTTCCTGTCCCAGTTAACAAATCAAGGACATATTTTCTCTAAGATAGAAAGATACAATTTTTACTTCTTGTAACTTCAACACCCAAGAATTACTTTAGAACCCCCAAATCCTTCGTGTGATACTGAGTATGAATGAAAGACTTGAGAGATGAGATTCCTGTATTATCACTTCCAGTAATAACAATGTAATCCACATACACAACTAACAGAACAATACCAAACTCTAATTGTTTGTAGAACACGGAATGGTCAAACTTGCTTTTCATCATACCAAACTTTTCAACAACCCGACTAAATTTTCCAAACCAAGCATGAGGActctgtttcaaaccatataaagatttttGAAGACGACAAACTCGTCCATACTCCCCTTGAGCAACAAAACcaggaggttgctccatatacacCTCCTCCTGAAGATCACCATGAACAAAAGCATTTTTAATGTCAAGTTGATGCAAAGTCCAGTTATGAGTAGCTGCCATCGAAATAAACAACCGAACAAATGGAAATTTCGCAACAGGAGGAAAAGTATCAGAATAGTCCACGCCATAGGTTTGAGCATAGCCTTTAGCGACAAGATGAGCTTTCAATTGAGCCACTGATCAATCTTGATTGACCTTAACTGCAAACACTCATTTGCATCCTATAGCCCGTTTCCCTGAATGTAAATCCACCAAGTCCCAAGTACCATTGTCATCTAAAGCATTCATCTCCTCTATCATTGCATTATGCCAACCAAGATGAGAGAGTACTTCATGAAAAGTTTTAGGAATGGATATAGAATCAAGGGAAGCAATAAAAGAACAAGAGGAAGACGACAAGTCGTTATatgaaacaaaagaagaaataggataAGTACATTGGCGTTTACCTTTGCGCAATGCAATAGGAAGATCATTGCTCGGGATTGGATCTGATGACGAAGGAGTAGCTGCAGGACATGAATCAGGAGGTGGACGCCTGGAGTAAACTTGAATAATAGGAGGTTTAGCAGGAGTTGGTGTCGGGATAGGTGTAGAGGATGTGATAGAATAGACCAACAAATCATCATCCTCCCCCTGGCTAGTAAGAACAGGTGAGGACGGAAAGTATGGTGTGTCTTCCATGAAGGTAACATCAAttgagacaagatatttattaagACTAGGACAATAACATCTATAACATTTCTGAAGAcgagaataaccaagaaaaacacaCTTCAATGATTCGGGATCTAATTTAGTGACATGTGGATGAACATCCCGAACAAAACAAGCACTACCAAATATCCTCGAATTAACCAGAAACAATGAATTGTCAAGAAAAAGGGCTTTATAGGGAATCTCACCATTAAGAATAGAGGATGACATGCGATTAATGAGACATGTTGTAGAAACTGAATCGACCCAAAAAGGTTTTGGAACATGCATTTGAAATAAGAGGGCTCGTGCAGTTTCAAGAAGATGTCTATTTTTacattctgctacaccattttgggaTGCAGTATCAACACAAGAAGTTTCATGAAGTATGCCATTTTGAGTCATATACGAGTGAAATAAAGCAAATGTATATTATATGGCATTATCACTTCGCAAAGTCCGAATGGAaacatcaaattgatttttaatcttagcacaaaatatagaaaacaactcataacgatttttcattaaaaatagcCAAGTTACACAAGAATAATCATccacaaaagtaacaaaataccTGAATCCAGGTTTATAAAAAATAGGTGAAGGACCCCAAACATCATAATGAACTAATTCAAAAGGAACACTAGCACGTTTATTGACTCTAGGACTCGAACTAAGACGATGGTGTTTGGAAAATTGACACGACTCacaatctgtaacgacccaaattcactaataaggcttaagggccttgattagtgtgccgggagggcatgatgagaattatgtgtgatgattatgattttaagcatgttatatgatatgtgaattatattatgtgataattatgatatgtgaattgtactgtgtgggtgctgtgatacaaatgtgatgcacgtgccaagacggtcctaggaaactagataatggtaactggtgatttggtaacctgcgtaactgttagtaactatagaaagtaacaggtttctttgggaaagtggtagaattgcaaagttagggaaaggacaaataagcccttgaggtctagttagtaagtgatattaatggagggttaaaatggtaatttggtagtaaatagatgagtttgagctgaaggaataacatttacgtataacactttgggagttggtttatgttgaatattggagacctagaagtagaacaaaagaaagaaggaaaagagaagctgaactctagctcttggaaggagaatcaagggggtgaTTGAGGTTGTCAActaagcttaggccaagaaaactcagaggtaaggatttggctataatatgtttaagtttcaagtctgaatttgtagagatgaatatgaattgaaacaaattggtggctggttttgtatgaactcagaattgggaaatcaagggggaaggaggtttagagctggaggttggactcaccactcaaggtaaggtttctgtgtgattattaggcttgtttctgttaaggtatagggagtttggagtgtggtttgtgtttgagttcaagctgttcttaattttctggtttgagttgttaagtgtgaaattcaagagtgacttttaggattgaaggtgtgagtgagcttaggcatgatgtctttggattgttgtgaggtttgttaggggtttagagttggttttgggacttaggatagagtttggggtgaattggtgaggttggagctcggaaaaatgcgaaggaaaacccagaaatctgggtctgcgatggtgtgccgcggcacggctttttcttgccgcggcctaggggtctctggaggtgggtgccgcggcacaaggaatgtggtgccgcggcacaaggcaaatttcagggagtgatattttgcaatttttgacctttgctccgggggttcgggggatgtctccgggatgttgttctagggttttgggggttccgagagtgtggattaggtatcgggaaggtagtcttggattggttaatgacaaggaatattatatttgtgtttgattaggactttggagaagctcgggatagaggaccgtgcttgtggctacgtgatatcggaaaccagcgaattgaaaggtaagaacactgcacccgaatgtatgattgtgatgggactaagtgctcccgagaattgttttgtgtcatcgttggtattatgccaagggacacgtgtaagcggtctaagagtaccgttcatgaatttagcgcatgggacgcgaattggccactgggagccagaaacgaaaggataacagagggagcagcttgtgagcgctagccctggttatcgtctgtatATTGTGttatgagctgatatgctttgtatatgagatacttgactattgatatactttgtatatgagatacttgactattgatatactttgtatatgagatacttgactattgatatgcttaagtttatgagatgctatatgtaagattgacttgacagctaaatgtgcatgctctattattgatgtgtgttcttgctgggccttggctcacgggtgctacgtggtgcaggtaaaggcaagggcaagttggaccaggcctgaggtggagagctccgaggtgaaatgtacatagccagccgttcgatcaccacgatcgaggag
It encodes the following:
- the LOC133818472 gene encoding uncharacterized protein LOC133818472 codes for the protein MNSSMSTGVVELQRNSSNWSTIVESIKKLERKIFPEHESLAKSFEDELRKKNCELLYVDVDGDIAGYVMYSWPSSLSASITELAVKENFRRRGYGEALLKAAIEKSRARHVQRISLHVDPLRNPAMNLYKKLGFKVDNLIEGYYSSDRNAYRMYYLDFDPE
- the LOC133818471 gene encoding tetraspanin-19 isoform X1 yields the protein MGRMVRSCFQSILKLVNSVIGMLGIAMILYSLWLIRVWQRQMDEFPFVDFDNPVPWFIYTSLGLGIALCVITCSGHVAAETTNGCCLYLYMLFVFLLIMVEAAVTVDVFINRDWEGDFPEDPSGSFDQFKAFVRLNFNICKWIGLSIVTVQGLCLLLAMILKALGPDQYYDSDDEYTTDRVPLLPNSAHPPTYVVGDPVYGSNSASWGIRINDKTNR
- the LOC133818471 gene encoding tetraspanin-19 isoform X2, with protein sequence MGRMVRSCFQSILKLVNSVIGMLGIAMILYSLWLIRVWQRQMDEFPFVDFDNPVPWFIYTSLGLGIALCVITCSGHVAAETTNGCCLYLYMLFVFLLIMVEAAVTVDVFINRDWEGGLCLLLAMILKALGPDQYYDSDDEYTTDRVPLLPNSAHPPTYVVGDPVYGSNSASWGIRINDKTNR